The following proteins are co-located in the Spinactinospora alkalitolerans genome:
- the aroC gene encoding chorismate synthase yields MLRWLTAGESHGPALVAILEGLPAGVSVTSDDIAAALRRRRAGYGRGARMKFEQDQVSVVGGIRHGRTLGGPVAIEVGNTEWPKWEQVMSPDPVPAEELDGVARNAPLTRPRPGHADLVGMQKYGHDEARPVLERASARETAARVAIGEVARRFCHQALGVRILSHVVSMGEVAAPEGLLPGPDDLERIDADPLRCSDPETSARMVAEVDDTRKSGDTLGGVVEVLAYGLPPGLGSHVHWDRRLDARLAGALMGIQAIKGVELGDGFRTAARRGSVAHDEIEPGPDGVRRRSNRAGGVEGGMTTGEPLRVRAAMKPIATVPRALDTVDVATGEVAQAHHQRSDVTAVPAAGVVAEAMVALVLAEAALEKFGGDSVAETGRNLRTYLDSLAIG; encoded by the coding sequence ATGTTGCGCTGGCTGACCGCAGGGGAGTCCCACGGACCGGCACTCGTCGCGATTTTGGAGGGCCTTCCGGCCGGCGTGTCCGTCACCTCGGACGACATCGCCGCCGCGCTGCGCCGCCGCCGCGCCGGGTACGGCCGGGGCGCCCGCATGAAATTCGAGCAGGATCAGGTCTCCGTCGTCGGGGGCATCCGGCACGGCCGCACGCTGGGCGGCCCCGTCGCCATCGAGGTGGGCAACACCGAGTGGCCCAAGTGGGAACAGGTCATGTCGCCCGACCCGGTGCCGGCGGAGGAACTCGACGGAGTGGCCCGCAACGCGCCGCTGACCCGCCCGCGGCCCGGCCACGCCGACCTCGTCGGCATGCAGAAGTACGGCCACGACGAGGCCCGGCCCGTCCTGGAGCGCGCCAGCGCGCGCGAGACCGCCGCGCGCGTGGCCATCGGCGAGGTGGCCCGCCGCTTCTGCCACCAGGCGCTGGGCGTGCGCATCCTCAGCCACGTCGTCTCCATGGGCGAGGTCGCCGCGCCGGAAGGCCTGCTGCCCGGACCCGACGACCTGGAACGCATCGACGCCGACCCGCTGCGCTGCTCCGACCCCGAGACCAGCGCCCGCATGGTCGCCGAGGTCGACGACACCAGGAAGAGCGGCGACACCCTCGGCGGCGTCGTCGAGGTGCTCGCCTACGGCCTGCCGCCCGGCCTGGGCAGCCACGTCCACTGGGACCGCCGCCTCGACGCCCGGCTGGCCGGGGCGCTCATGGGCATCCAGGCGATCAAGGGCGTGGAGCTCGGCGACGGCTTCCGCACAGCGGCGCGGCGCGGCTCCGTCGCCCACGACGAGATCGAGCCCGGCCCCGACGGCGTGCGCCGCCGCAGCAACCGGGCCGGCGGCGTCGAGGGCGGCATGACCACCGGCGAACCGCTGCGTGTGCGCGCCGCGATGAAGCCCATCGCCACCGTGCCGCGCGCGCTCGACACCGTCGACGTCGCCACCGGCGAGGTCGCCCAGGCCCACCACCAGCGCAGCGACGTCACGGCGGTCCCGGCCGCGGGCGTGGTCGCCGAGGCCATGGTCGCGCTGGTCCTGGCCGAGGCCGCGCTGGAGAAGTTCGGCGGCGACTCGGTGGCCGAGACCGGCCGCAACCTGCGCACCTATCTGGACTCGCTGGCCATCGGCTAG
- a CDS encoding prepilin peptidase: MPPSLAAVLTAVVLAVLGGAAGAFAGRVVPLFHDYEPGPDDAGPPPPCCPHCGARVAWRRWAPLPGRLVGTGRCAACAVRVRAPIAAVASLAAAALGLLGLLRPEWSPLELLAFAFFGLWGVLLAVIDARTRRLPNPLVLPAYPVALVLVGLASLTARNGYGHLVGALIGMAGLAAFYWLLWFIYPAGMGWGDVKLSGLLGLYLGWTGLGAVVSGTFAAFLLSACFGLVLILLGRATRKTQIPFGPFMLIGAFAVILLGDPLPALLG, from the coding sequence ATGCCCCCCTCCCTCGCGGCCGTCCTCACCGCCGTGGTCCTGGCCGTCCTCGGCGGCGCGGCCGGCGCCTTCGCCGGGCGCGTGGTCCCGCTGTTCCACGACTACGAGCCCGGACCCGACGACGCGGGGCCGCCGCCCCCGTGCTGCCCGCACTGCGGCGCCAGGGTCGCCTGGCGCCGGTGGGCCCCGCTGCCGGGGCGCCTGGTCGGCACCGGGCGCTGCGCGGCGTGCGCGGTCCGGGTGCGCGCACCGATCGCCGCGGTCGCCTCACTGGCCGCCGCGGCACTCGGTCTGCTGGGGCTGCTGCGCCCGGAATGGTCCCCGCTCGAACTGCTCGCGTTCGCCTTCTTCGGACTCTGGGGCGTGCTGCTCGCCGTCATCGACGCCCGCACCCGCCGGCTGCCCAACCCGCTGGTCCTTCCGGCCTATCCCGTGGCGCTGGTGCTGGTCGGCCTGGCCTCGCTGACCGCGCGGAACGGATACGGGCACCTGGTGGGCGCGCTCATCGGGATGGCCGGCCTCGCGGCGTTCTACTGGCTGCTGTGGTTCATCTACCCGGCCGGCATGGGCTGGGGCGACGTCAAGCTGTCGGGGCTCCTCGGGCTGTACCTCGGCTGGACCGGGCTCGGCGCCGTGGTCTCCGGCACCTTCGCCGCGTTCCTGCTCTCCGCCTGCTTCGGGCTCGTGCTCATCCTGCTGGGCAGGGCCACCCGCAAGACCCAGATCCCGTTCGGCCCCTTCATGCTCATCGGGGCGTTCGCCGTCATCCTCCTCGGCGACCCGCTGCCCGCGCTGCTGGGGTAG
- a CDS encoding maleylpyruvate isomerase N-terminal domain-containing protein encodes MAALAAHTLGALHRVAVMPAEPAPERAERSAVDYYSPDARFSSEVNDDRVRSAQEAARGHADPRGIVARGERVWRELRPQLDAAPENRVVRTRHGDAMLLTDFLATRVVELVLHGLDLADALERAPWTAPEALAVVEGLLTERADKEALARTGLSGLRLVRAATGRELPGDPGRPALAGTGVHDLALG; translated from the coding sequence GTGGCGGCGCTGGCCGCGCACACCCTCGGCGCGCTGCACCGGGTGGCCGTGATGCCGGCCGAGCCGGCCCCGGAGCGCGCGGAGAGGTCCGCGGTCGACTACTACAGCCCGGACGCCCGGTTCTCCTCCGAGGTCAACGACGACCGGGTACGCAGCGCGCAGGAGGCTGCGCGGGGCCACGCCGACCCGCGCGGGATCGTCGCGCGGGGCGAACGGGTCTGGCGGGAGCTGCGGCCGCAACTCGACGCCGCGCCCGAGAACCGGGTCGTGCGGACCCGGCACGGCGATGCGATGCTGCTCACCGACTTCCTGGCGACGCGGGTCGTCGAGCTCGTCCTGCACGGCCTGGACCTGGCCGACGCGCTGGAGCGCGCCCCGTGGACGGCACCGGAGGCCCTGGCCGTCGTGGAGGGGCTCCTGACCGAGCGGGCCGACAAGGAGGCGCTGGCGCGCACCGGGCTCAGCGGGCTGCGCCTGGTCAGGGCCGCGACCGGCCGTGAACTCCCCGGCGACCCCGGACGTCCGGCCCTGGCCGGAACCGGCGTGCACGACCTGGCCCTGGGGTGA
- a CDS encoding SseB family protein: MTGPSIIGARNFRDDDGSADPQVSEKLAAYAEGAVGDRQVLAVLAPSRLLVPVVTVPTEVEEGADGLKRDKKSEVALPILVGKDGRRGVLAFTSVETAGLWRKDARPVPTSTVEACQAAVEEGADALVVDIAGPVTYAVQGRFLTALAEKGAVPAPKEDPQVLAMIYRITHTEFGIERVRIHDSERADIGVRLELDRRDDESLRRVAQRLADELAPMLPGGVELSAVVRARRED; encoded by the coding sequence GTGACGGGACCCAGCATCATCGGCGCACGCAACTTCCGCGATGACGACGGAAGCGCCGACCCCCAGGTGAGTGAGAAGCTGGCGGCCTACGCCGAAGGCGCCGTCGGCGACCGCCAGGTACTGGCCGTGCTCGCCCCGTCCCGGCTCCTGGTGCCGGTGGTCACCGTCCCGACGGAGGTCGAAGAGGGCGCCGACGGCCTCAAGCGGGACAAGAAGAGCGAGGTGGCGCTGCCGATCCTGGTCGGCAAGGACGGCCGCAGGGGCGTGCTCGCCTTCACCTCCGTCGAGACCGCCGGACTCTGGCGCAAGGACGCCCGGCCGGTGCCCACGAGCACGGTGGAGGCGTGCCAGGCCGCCGTCGAAGAGGGGGCCGACGCCCTCGTGGTCGACATCGCGGGCCCGGTCACCTACGCCGTCCAGGGCCGGTTCCTCACCGCCCTCGCCGAGAAGGGGGCCGTCCCGGCGCCCAAGGAGGACCCGCAGGTCCTGGCGATGATCTACCGGATCACCCACACCGAGTTCGGGATCGAGCGCGTGCGCATCCACGACTCCGAGCGCGCTGACATCGGCGTGCGCCTGGAACTGGACCGGCGCGACGACGAGTCCCTGCGCCGGGTCGCCCAGCGCCTGGCCGACGAACTCGCCCCGATGCTCCCCGGGGGCGTCGAACTCAGCGCCGTGGTCCGCGCCAGGCGCGAGGACTGA
- a CDS encoding MarR family winged helix-turn-helix transcriptional regulator codes for MSDMSEVDWLDADEQRIWRSYLVVNSLLEERLDRDLQRRNGLTLVEYGILVHLSEAEGQRMRMRTLADTVIVSKSRLSHQVARLERDGHVRRESCSEDRRGSWAVLTAQGEKALREAAPGHVAAVRAGLFERLSDEQVKRLGEIMEIVERGLRGDEPR; via the coding sequence ATGTCCGACATGAGCGAGGTCGACTGGCTGGACGCCGACGAGCAGCGAATCTGGCGGAGCTACCTCGTCGTCAACTCCCTGCTGGAGGAGCGTCTCGACCGCGATCTGCAAAGACGCAACGGTCTCACCCTCGTCGAGTACGGCATCCTGGTGCACCTCTCGGAGGCCGAGGGGCAGCGGATGCGCATGCGCACCCTCGCCGACACCGTGATCGTCTCCAAGAGCCGCCTCTCCCATCAGGTGGCACGCCTGGAACGCGACGGCCACGTGCGCAGGGAGAGCTGCTCGGAGGACCGGCGCGGCTCCTGGGCCGTGCTCACCGCCCAGGGGGAGAAGGCGCTGCGGGAGGCCGCGCCCGGCCACGTCGCCGCCGTCCGCGCCGGCCTCTTCGAGCGGCTCAGCGACGAGCAGGTCAAGCGGCTCGGCGAGATCATGGAGATCGTCGAACGCGGCCTGCGCGGCGACGAACCGCGGTGA
- a CDS encoding YceI family protein — MVQQQILPGTWQIDAAHSEVGFSVRHMMVSRVRGRFEKFDATLTVPEDPAQSSVRATIDASSINTNQEQRDEHVRSADFFDAADHPEFTFVSTGIRQDGEDLVVTGDLTIKGNTRPVELAMEFNGATVDPYGMQRAGFHAETEISRKAFGVDIETPMESGGVVVGDKIKIEIDAEFTRQDG; from the coding sequence ATGGTCCAGCAGCAGATACTCCCGGGCACCTGGCAGATCGACGCCGCCCACTCCGAGGTCGGTTTCTCGGTCCGGCACATGATGGTCAGCAGGGTGCGCGGCCGGTTCGAGAAGTTCGACGCCACGCTGACCGTCCCCGAGGACCCCGCCCAGTCCTCGGTGCGCGCCACCATCGACGCCTCCTCGATCAACACCAACCAGGAGCAGCGCGACGAGCACGTGCGCTCCGCCGACTTCTTCGACGCCGCCGACCACCCGGAGTTCACCTTCGTCTCCACCGGGATCCGCCAGGACGGCGAGGACCTCGTCGTCACCGGCGACCTCACCATCAAGGGCAACACCCGCCCGGTCGAGCTCGCCATGGAGTTCAACGGCGCCACCGTCGACCCCTACGGCATGCAGCGCGCCGGTTTCCACGCCGAGACCGAGATCAGCCGCAAGGCGTTCGGCGTGGACATCGAGACGCCGATGGAGAGCGGCGGCGTGGTCGTGGGCGACAAGATCAAGATCGAGATCGACGCCGAGTTCACCCGCCAGGACGGCTGA